agagaaagagagaaagaggcagagagaaagaggcagagagacagagagaaagagacagaggcagagagacagaggcagagagaaagaggcagagagaaagaggcagagagaaagagggaaagaggcagagagaaagagtcagagagacagagagaaagaggcagagagaaagaggcagagagacagaggcagagagaaagaggcagagagaaagaggcagagagacagaggcagagagaaagaggcagagagaaagaggcagagagaaagagagaaagaggcagacggaaagaggcagacggaaagaggcagtcggaaagaggcagacggaaagaggcagacggaaagaggcagagagaaagaggcagagagaaagaggcagagagaaagaggcagagagaaagaggcagagagaaagagacagagagaaagagacagagagaaagagacagagagaaagaggcagagagaaagaggcagggagaaagaggcagagagaaagaggcagagagaaagaggcagagagaaagaggcagagagaaagaggcagagagaaagaggcagagagaaagagtcagagagaaagagaaagaaagagacagaaagaaagaggcagagagaaagaggcagagagaaagaggcagagcgatagagaaagagacagagagaaagaggcagtgagaaagaggcagagagaaagagacagagagaaagagacagagagatagagaaagagacagagcgaaagagacagagcgaaagagacagagaggcagagagatagagcgatagagaaagtgacagagagaaagaggcagagagaaagagtcagagagaaaaagacagagagaaagagacagagagaaagagagagagagaaagaggcagagaaagaggcagagagaaagagacagagagaaagagaaagagacagagagacagagagaaagaggcagagagaaagaggcagagagaaagaggcagagagaaagaggcagagagaaagagagaaagagtcagagagacagagagaaagaggcagagagaaagaggcagaggcagagagacagaggcagagagacagaggcagagagaaagaggcagagagaaagaggcagagagacagaggcagagagacagaggcagagagacagaggcagagagaaagaggcagagagaaagaggcagagagaaagagagaaagaggcagacggaaagaggcagacggaaagaggcagggagaaagaggcagacggaaagaggcagacggaaagaggcagtcggaaagaggcagacagaaagaggcagacagaaagaggcagagagaaagaggcagagagaaagaggcagagagaaagaggcagagagaaagaggcagagagaaagaggcagagagaaagaggcagagagaaagaggcagagagaaagaggcagagagaaagaggcagagagaaagaggcagagagaaagaggccgaGAGAAAGAGGCCGAGAGAAAGAGgccgagagaaagaggcagagagaaagaggcagagagaaagaggcagtgagaaagaggcagagagaaagaggcagagagaaagagacagagcgataaagaaagagagaaagaggcagagagaaagaggcagagagaaagagtcagagagaaagagtcagagagaaagagaaagaaagaggcagagagaaagagacagaaagaaagaggcagagagaaagaggcagagagaaagaggcagagcgatagagaaagagacagagagaaagaggcagtgagaaagaggcagagagaaagaggcagagagaaagagacagagagaaagagacagagagaaagagacagagagaaagagacagagagatagagaaagagacagagagaaagagacagagagaaagagagagagagacagaaagagagagacagaaagagagagaaagaggcagagagaaagaggcagagagaaagaggcagagagaaagaggcagagagaaagaggcagagagaaagaggcagagagaaagagacagagagatagagaaagagacagagagatagagaaagagacagagcgaaagagacagagaggcagagagaaagaggcagagagaaagaggcagagagaaagaggcagagagaaagaggcagagagaaagagagagagagaaagaggaagagagaaagagacagagaggcagagagaaagcggcagagagaaagaggaagagacagaaagagagagaaagaggcagagagaaagagacagaaagaaagaggcagagagaaagaggcagagagaaagaggcagagagaaagaggcagagagaaagaggcagacagagagacagagagaaagaggcagagagaaagaggcagagagaaagaggcagagagaaagaggcagagagaaagaggcagagagaaagaggcagagagaaagaggcagagagaaagaggcagagagaaagaggcagagagaaagaggcagagagaaagagacagagagaaagagacagatagacagatagaaagagagaaagacaaagcagGTAAGaggcacagagaaagagaaagtgagacagagagaaagaggcggagagaaagagacagagaagtgTCTCTCGCACCTGAATGGATCCCCTGCATGGGTGCCAAGTTTAGTTGTTTCATGAAAAATAAGTATTGATGTTCTTGTGAAGAAAACTGCAGTATAATATATTTGTTTAAAATAATGTATTTCAGCAAATGTTCAACAGTTCAGTTAATCAATTACACATCTCTAACATTGTATTCAGTCTTGCATTCTGGCTATTCTGTGTTTACTTGATTTCTTTCCCCCACCCCTAAACTCATTGCCTAATTAAAGCCAATTACAAGCTccacacaaactgatattcactacaaCACAAATGATTGAAACGTGTCGTAgataaacaaattattattttgctACTACCAAATAAACACATGTAAATTTTACACTGGCTTGGCCCATGCTCTGACAAAAGGTCCGTTTTGATAGTTGACCAACAGGCAAATAATTGGTTGATGCTGCCTGAGATGGTCAGGGGGATGACTGTGTCAAACAGCTTGTGCTCCTTTACTCTGCAGATCATTCTTTCAACATGTACTCTCAGCCTGGCAATGGATTGGGTCTCCCTAACCTCATGCGCTGGCATCTGTGTGCGTCTTGACAGAAATGCTGGCCGGTAGACCTTGCACGGAACAATGTCATCTACGAGAAAGCCCTTATCCACCATAATGGCCATGTCATGGGGGAGTAAGGAAATAATTCCAGACTGCTTGAAGATCTCCTTGTCAATCACAGATCCAGCACACAACGATGACATAAAAGTGACAGCTCCATGTGGTGACATTCCCAACATGCCCTTAAAGGTACAGTGTGACTTGTAGGAAgaaaacacctcactctgcagtaGTAGTGAAGATGTTGTCTGGCAGCGGAGTTCAGTGCAGTCGATCACTACCTGGGTGTCTGGATAGTCCTTGAACTCGGGTGGCAGGTGGGCTTTGATGGTTTCCCTGGGGATCCATATCCGTGCTGATCCAAGCAGACAGTAGAGGAAGTTGGCCCAAGAGATGATAATCTCACTACCAATGGGCCAAATCCTTCTGCTTCAGACCCAGCGACAGATGAGTCATAAACAAGAAGAACTCGTCGATTGATGGCAGTGTCTGAACGTAAAGAAAAATGTTTTAGTACAATATAGTCCTTATATTCGGTCCATAACAAAAAGTAAATCATGTTTTGAAATTACAGTAAGATCAAATAATATTCTAAGTATTTAATGAAGTTGTCCCTTACCGGTAACACTTGTTTCAGATGGATTGGTGCTTGTGACTTATAAACTTGGTCTCTGCTGCCCGCTCAGTCAAGTGCCAGAAGGCCATCAGGTGAGTGTAGATTGCAAATCTAAAGACAGACCCAGAGTATTTGAATACCAAAAAAGCTCATTACTATTATTGCCCATCTTCTCTAAGCATCAAGTAGCACTAGACATGACCAAGCTGCTATTGTAGCCTGTTTTACTTGTTACTGCAATTCTACTGTAATTCATAGCAGCTATCATCACAGCAGTGAATTTGTTTTAAATGTTCCATTAGTTAACCTGGGAAGTGGACTAAGAACCAAATCTTATTTGCAGTGACGACCTGGGAGCATTTTTGGGGGTTAACTGAAATCTAATGTAAAGacaatttacagttgaagtcggaagtttacatacacttaggttggagtcattgaaactcgtttttcaaccactccacaaatttcttgttaacaaactatagttttggcaagtcggttaggacatctactttgtgcataacacaatacatttttccaacaattgtttacagacagaatatttcacttataactcactgtatcacaattacagtgggtctgaagtttacatacatgaagttgactgtgcctttaaacagcttgataAAATCTAGAAAATTATtccatggctttagaaacttctgataggctaattgacatcatttgagtcaattggaggtgtatttgTGGaaatatttcaaggcctaccttcaatctcagtgcctctttgcttgacttcatgggaaaatcaaaagaaatcagccaagatctcagaaaaaaaattgtagacctccataagtctggttacttcttgggagcaatttccaaatgcctgaaggtaccacgttcatttgtacaaacaatagtacgtaagtataaacaccatgggaccacgcagccgtcataccgctcaggaaggaaacgagttctgtgaacgtactttggtgtgaaaagtgtaaatcaatcccagaacaacagcaaaggaccttgtgaagatgctggaggaaacagttacaaaagtatctatacacACAGTAaaccgagtcctatatcgacataacctgaaaggccgctcagcaaggaagatgccactgctccaaaaccgccataaaaaagccagactacagtttgcaacgcacaaggggacaaagatcgtactttttggagaaatgtcctctggtctgatgaatcaaaaatataactgtttggccataatgaccatcgttatgtttggaggaaaaagggggaggcttgcaaggcaAAGAACACCgtcacaaccgtgaagcacgggggtggcagcatcatgttgtgggagtgcttttatgcaggaggaactggtgcacttcacaaaatagatggcatcatgaggaaaggaaaactatgtggatatattgaagcaacatctcaagacatcagtcaagaagttaaagcttggttgcaaatgggtcttgatgaccccaagcatactgccaaagttgtggcaaaatggcttaacgacaacaacgtcaaggtattggagtggcaatcacaaagccctgaccttaatcctatagaacatttgtgggcagaacagaaaaagtgtgtgcaagctaGGAGGCCaacaaaactgactcagttacaccagctctgtcagcagaaatgggccaaaattcacccaacttgttgtggaaggctacccgaaacatttgacccaagttaaataatttaaaggcaatgcaaccaaatactaattgagtgtaaactTATGACCAACTGAaaatttgatgaaagaaataaaagcttaaataaatatatctctctcctattattctgacatttgacattcttaaaataaagtgatgatcctaactgacctaagactgggaatttttactaggattaaatgtcaggatttgtgaaaaactgagtttaaatgtatttggctaaggtgtatttaaacttccgacttcaactgtgcattCAATGTGCCTACTTACGCTAAGATACGCTAGCCTAGTATTAAATAACAATGAACACGTTCTTAAAGGTAAGATGGACTttgggataataataataattcatagtAAATAAAACAATAGTAATGCTGGATAACAATAAATCGTTACTGTACCTTGTGTAAAAACGCATATCCTCGTCAGAACCAGAAAATCGCACCAAAGCCGTGTTGGGCGGTCAGTTTCTCCAGCTTGGCTCGAAGCTCCTCAATTTCTCTTACGTGCTCATGATTTGCCATTAGGGCCGTGTCCAGGGCTGCGGGTTCAGGGCTGCACAGTAATCATGTGTCTGGACCTGATCAGAGGTGGCACAGTCCATAGGCAGTGCACCTTGTTCTTCATCCTCCTCAGTCGGAGCAGGAGGTTTCAGTCTTCTTTCTCAAACACCAGGTCTCTTTTCATTGTGCCAGTTCCATGAGAAGACTGTAGGAACAAAACCTCTTTTTAGGAATTGTCGCTCCCCAATTTTTCCTTCAACAAAGTCACTCTCATTAGCACCTCATTCGCGGGGCTGTAATTTAAACGTAGCCATTGCAAACTATTTCAGTCAGAAATGCATCAACAACAGTTAGATAGCTATCAAGCTAATGATAAAAACAATAGCAGAAATCGCTGCAGGAAGTCATCAACCCTGTAGGAAGTAAATTAGAACATTGGAGGCGGTATAATGCACAGAGCCTATTGATTGTCTCATCTCTCTTCAGTCACGTGCCACATCCTGTTGTTATGTGAACGActggctgagccttggatacatCCAGTATTGCCCCAAACGCGCATTACTTGTTCACTTACAGCCAGTAGTGATCAtaacacccccaccccccttgTTGAGGCTGGGCAGGGAGTGTTGAAGCTGAGCTTGATGCTGCCCCTGTTGAGGCAGGGCTGGGGGTGTTAAAGCTGGGCCTGGTGCTGCCCCTGTTGAGGAAGGTCTAAGGATGTTGAGGCTGGGCCTGGGACTACCCTTGTTGAAGCTGGGCTGAGGGTATTTAGTCTAGGCCTGGCACAACCCCTGTTGAGTCTGGGCTGAGGCTTTTGAGGCTGAGCTTGGTGTGTGGAGGCTGGTCCAGGTGCTGCCCCTGTTAAGGCTGGTGCTGGTGGCCCTGTTAGGCCCTGTGTGCTGGGGCCTAAGGCTCTCCTGCCCTGAAGGGTGAAAGGAACCacttactgtacatacagtacacatatatAGCAACACAAGAATATAGATGAAGAGAGTAAGCAGTACCTGAACATATAGAAAAGCAGGTAAGCACTCCGGGCTCTGGTCCTCAGCACAGTGGCTTCATTGGACATTGACACTTGGCTGTCATTACAGCAGAACCAGTTTCCACTGGCATTCAAGATGTCACTAATGTAGTGCCCTGTGGAACAAAGAAGACAGACTCGAGGTCAAGGGTCAGGCTCTTGTGGGTAATGGAGTGTGTTATAACAGTTAAACAGTTCATTTGGAAGGTATTTTATCTGTTACAAGTGTCAAGTTTGGAAATCAGAGATAAACACATACACGTGGCATGCCTCTCCATTCCTTTGAATTAAATTACGCAAACTCTAAACATATAGCAGTGCTTGTCGGGATGGCACTTCGCTCTGAAGCCTGCAGCCTTGCTCGCTTGGTGTAAGAGGCTATCGGAGGGTCTAATTATCCCCTacaccagggttccccaactggcggtcCGTCGGATGAATTTGGCCCAcaggtgattttatttggcccacCCCATGTTTTATGAGCAAACAATTGTAATtgttaaaagactgtaaaaacaccagcaaatcagttCCAAGTGATTTTCATTTTGGAAATCTGATCCAAAGTCTTCCTACGCACAATAAAGAGATATACGTGACTGtacacaaatgtaagcaaggtttgaaattagtCAAATATatgatatctgtttgggcttcttacggtcaatttgcagtctacaaattattattATCCCCGGCCTTCAACCCTCGATCATTTTCACTCCCTCAGCTTTGGGATACTTGTTTAAACGGCAGAGGCGCACGTGAATACGCAAATTGAAAGTCGAGGAGAAAGGAGTGATTTGGGATTCAGCCTATGCCATATGTACTGTttatctgcatgtgtgtgttttaaggTATTTACTTACCGGAGTTTGCGGAGCCTCCCAAATGAGAGACTACGCCAGTCAGCTGGTAGTAGCCAATCACTGACTTCACTGGCTGCAGCTTCTGTAAGAAAACACGTGATCATTGGATTCTCATTTCCCCTACAGTCCACCACACTGtctacagtccactacactactCGTCTACTGCAGGTCTACTATATCATGCACTCCTCATAACtatctcagtgttctgtcataacttatatttcactggtttcactctctatctctcctcaccACTGAGGCTGTCCACAGCACTTTCCCTAGGTCCTGGTCATTTGAATCTGAGGGGTCAAATATACATATAAAGAGCTGTGAAAACGTGGTCGCTTGTCTGAATTGCTCTGGTCTAAAACAGCTTCCGTACATCACTGAAGATGTCTGAGAAACATTTTAATTTGCAGCTTCTAGCTTCTCTGTCTGCAGGACCGTTTTGGGAGTGGGTGGCTTGTGTGGTGTTGGAACAAGAATAAAGTTGTGATGCCATGACCTACCTGAACAGCAGATGGCGCTATCTTTGGCCTCTCCGAGTGGGTTGGGGACTTGGCTGGCGAGGGTCTGGGGGATGGACACCTGGATATTGGGGGTCTGGTTGGTGAGGGCCTGTGGGCTGGCACTGTGCAGGGGTGGCACCGTGTCCCCACAGAAGTTGGAGAGCCTCAGCTCTGAAGGAAACAAAAGAGGAGCCTCCAGCTTCTCCAACCCCCCAGGTCCTCCAAACCTCTTCAGATGCAGAACCAGCACACtgcccagagacagagacagacaatgaAACCAGTCAACAAATAACAGATGAGTGAAATTTGTTTGGTGGTGCTCATCCCTAAGTCCTACAATCTAATGCTCAGGACACAATGACCACTCATTTCATTAAATACTGCCAGTTCTATGAGAGGTTATAAAGGGGCAACTCACAGAGGCAGTGTGTGGAACTGCTCCACCTTTGAGGCGTGGAGGCCCTTGCAGCCCGCACATGTGAATTCAACCTTTTCTCCCTGGGTTAGAAACAAAAGCATTACAAAATGAGTGACACCACTACAATAATAAGATACCGTATTCTGAGACAGTGGGCAGCTTGCCCTGGGTGTTAGTCTCTACACCCAGGGCTAAACCCTACGTGCTGACTTTGAAAGTGAGTGCTAGGCTGCTTAGCAAGGTGCACTCAGAGCTGAGTCCAATGAGAGGTGATTGTAGTCCTCTCTGGTGGACGACTCACGCCCACAGCTTCAGAAGCAGGACAAAGAGAAGAAAAATGCATCAGGTTTCTGTTTCAGGTCTTTGCAATGTTATGCCATGTGTTTTGTAATATCATTTGAAGAAAGATCATGTTACCAGTAGATACATTACAACCAATGGGAGCTCTTACCTGGTACATGTGCGCACTGAGACAAGCTGGAACTCCAGCTGGGAAACAGGGCAGGTATAGTTCACCCCGAGTGTCTTCAGTATCATGCCCTCCTCCTTCAGCTGGCACAGCATATTCACAAGTAACTCGTGTGCATCCTATGATGAGAAAGAAAAATACCAAGATAAAATCTAATTATTGAGAGAAAATGAACCCCTGCAAAAAGAGTGCATGTTCAGAAGAGAGTAGTGCCTCAGTTACCTGTTGCGTGTCCCCCAGATACTTCAAATCATATCCCGACAAGGAGTACTTGACATGAGGAGTACTTGACACCTCCACATGAGGTCTGCTTTTGAGGCCTGGTTTGCGCCACTGTCAGGTAGACCCGAACGGTGCACATCAGACAGACACctgtaggggagaaagagagtaaaTTAGCAGCTGACTGGATGGTGTCAACCTACTGGCTTACGGCTGAAGAGGCAGATGAGtatatccatatattttatatctaGTGGCACCCCATCATTAGAAATTATTAATTCGATTCAATGCAATATCACCTTTGAGGACTGACAATGAAGCAAAACAAAAATGTTGTTTATTCTCCTAAGATATTTGGTTTGGATACTGCTCTCATTTCCAGAGCATTTTAAAAGCTACCAAATGTCCCATACTAATGTGGAATGTTCAGTCAATGACCTGTATGGGTAATGTAGTCATTCTACAGTTTCCACATTGGCCTACAAATATCTACATCATAATCATTGTGTCATTGTTGTTCCTCTGGGTTATGAAGATTCccgaaaacaaaacaaaaatggaaataaataaataaatgcagcgGAATAtgaagtggttaaggttagggaaaagGTTAGCAAAAATGctttcctaacctgctacgaataTCACTTTCTATAGAAGTGGCATGAAGAGTGTGTCCCTCCTTGAATTTATGAACACAAATAATGGGTGGGTGCGGGTGTGTCTGCTTTTGAGCCTTCCCTTACCTGAGCAGgttggagaagggggaggagctcCAGAGTTGTTCCTGGCGTAGGATTTCCTTTGAGAAGGAAGGCAGGACCAGGAGGCACTGCAGGGTGGCGTTTAAGAAGCAAGTGTTGCCAATGTTAGGCAACCTGTGAAGAAGAACCAGCCATCAGTACACACATAGAGATACAATATCCTAGAAACATTGAGTGGCCTATGTCATAAACCTTCATAACTCTAGAAAGTGCTGAcaatggcagccat
This is a stretch of genomic DNA from Oncorhynchus clarkii lewisi isolate Uvic-CL-2024 chromosome 17, UVic_Ocla_1.0, whole genome shotgun sequence. It encodes these proteins:
- the LOC139369420 gene encoding ubiquitin carboxyl-terminal hydrolase 37-like, encoding MLCQLKEEGMILKTLGVNYTCPVSQLEFQLVSVRTCTSSECTLLSSLALTFKGEKVEFTCAGCKGLHASKVEQFHTLPLVLVLHLKRFGGPGGLEKLEAPLLFPSELRLSNFCGDTVPPLHSASPQALTNQTPNIQVSIPQTLASQVPNPLGEAKDSAICCSEAAASEVSDWLLPADWRSLSFGRLRKLRALH